One genomic region from Leishmania braziliensis MHOM/BR/75/M2904 complete genome, chromosome 35 encodes:
- a CDS encoding inositol phosphorylceramide synthase, which translates to MASHERVHVPGRKENDETSSMPWYKQPLPLTTQVMRFALLLPFTALFLGVAIVITNGRMPDPKSMPPLPDLLLEWIPKVGFVEIGTDIIIMLLNATMVVVGFKVYLLERHEQGMPNLTFLERIPRIGTSVNRVVFGILDSGRRPYPLKRVHQIMVVRFLTSYSVVVLFRALVIVATSYPATDNHCQHPQAIKDPVVNVILTLVTLGSGAIHCGDLMFSGHTMILCLAFMLIWDYSPFLYPWAMRVWASVLLPASFYCILASRSHYTDDILVAMYVMIATYKLISHAETGAPWQLQLLIRWLPWPGTNTTEGRWPTDEVVVVVHMPAQDESAASSPMPEYEGVTKTTVPVQSATARSSGRDTHLLRMKDSSESNGLHPDVCETLQH; encoded by the coding sequence ATGGCGAGTCATGAGAGAGTTCACGTACCAGGACGCAAAGAAAATGACGAGACCAGCTCCATGCCGTGGTACAAGCAACCGCTACCCTTGACTACGCAGGTGATGCGCTTTGCGCTTTTATTGCCATTCACGGCGTTGTTCCTCGGCGTGGCCATAGTAATCACAAACGGGCGTATGCCGGATCCCAAGAGtatgccgccgctgcccgaTCTCCTCCTGGAGTGGATTCCGAAGGTGGGGTTTGTTGAGATTGGCACTGACATTATCATCATGTTGCTGAACGCaacgatggtggtggtgggattCAAGGTGTACTTGTTGGAGCGGCACGAGCAGGGTATGCCGAACTTGACCTTCTTGGAGCGCATCCCGAGGATCGGCACGTCCGTAAATCGTGTCGTCTTTGGCATCCTCGACTCGGGCCGGCGCCCCTACCCCCTGAAAAGGGTCCATCAGATTATGGTAGTCCGCTTCCTTACGTCCTAcagcgtggtggtgctgttcCGCGCTCTTGTAATTGTGGCGACGTCATACCCGGCGACCGACAACCACTGTCAACATCCGCAGGCAATCAAGGACCCCGTGGTTAACGTCATCCTCACCCTTGTGACACTGGGTAGTGGTGCGATTCACTGCGGCGATCTGATGTTCAGTGGCCACACGATGATCCTCTGTCTCGCCTTCATGCTAATCTGGGACTACAGCCCCTTTCTGTACCCATGGGCGATGCGGGTGTGGGCATCCGTGCTTCTGCCGGCAAGCTTCTACTGCATCCTCGCCTCTCGTTCACACTACACGGATGACATCCTAGTGGCGATGTACGTGATGATCGCAACGTACAAGCTAATCAGCCATGCCGAGACTGGTGCGCCGTGGCagttgcagctgctgatcCGCTGGCTGCCGTGGCCAGGCACGAACACGACCGAGGGGAGGTGGCCGACAGATGAGGTTGTGGTTGTTGTTCACATGCCAGCACAAGACGAGTCAGCTGCATCGTCACCTATGCCAGAATATGAAGGCGTGACCAAGACCACAGTGCCCGTACAAAGTGCGACGGCCAGATCCAGTGGTAGAGATACACACTTGTTGCGGATGAAGGATTCGTCAGAGAGCAACGGTCTGCACCCTGATGTGTGTGAGACATTGCAACATTGA
- a CDS encoding putative protein kinase: protein MQKYQILGKKGEGTFSEVLRAQDIKTQQYVAIKCMKKAFKSKEQVNRLREIQAVRRLQPHPNIVDLIEVLFDRSTGRLALVLELMDMNLYELIKGRKQYLGEEKVRSYMYQLLKGLDHAHRIGVFHRDIKPENLLIDSEGRLKIADFGSCKGVYSKLPLTEYISTRWYRAPECLLTDGYYNYKMDLWSAGCVFFEIIALFPLFPGSNELDQVHRIHNVLGTPPTEILDRLKKFGTHMDYDFPKKQGTGLAKLLPHVSPEALDLMKKLLTYDEEQRCTAKEALRHAYFSKLREADKKSHHLKHSAGVSRLSTVTDDLHASIGLSSSPRKAANGMPSLSSTLTASRKLPVIDGVSPKSCTFASSQSVQHQVHVVVATSTSGDDLNAQNLPKLT, encoded by the coding sequence ATGCAGAAATATCAAATCCTAGGCAAGAAGGGCGAGGGTACCTTCAGCGAGGTGCTTCGCGCCCAGGACATCAAGACGCAGCAGTATGTAGCCATTAAGTGCATGAAAAAGGCTTTTAAGTCCAAGGAGCAAGTGAACCGACTGCGTGAGATTCAAGCTGTCCGGCGGTTACAGCCACATCCAAACATTGTAGACTTGATAGAGGTACTCTTTGACCGTAGTACCGGCCGCCTCGCGCTTGTCTTGGAGCTGATGGATATGAATCTCTACGAGCTCATCAAAGGGAGGAAGCAGTATCTCGGtgaggagaaggtgcggtCCTATATGTATCAGCTGCTGAAGGGTCTCGACCACGCTCACCGCATCGGTGTTTTCCATCGCGATATCAAGCCGGAGAACCTTCTTATCGACTCCGAGGGCCGTCTCAAAATTGCTGACTTCGGCTCTTGCAAGGGTGTCTACTCGAAGCTGCCGCTCACGGAGTACATCTCCACCCGGTGGTACCGCGCCCCCGAGTGCCTGCTGACGGATGGCTACTACAACTACAAGATGGACTTGTGGAGCGCTGGGTGCGTCTTCTTCGAGATCAttgccctcttccctctcttccccggCAGCAACGAGCTGGATCAGGTGCACCGCATCCACAACGTCCTGGGCACCCCACCGACGGAGATTCTCGATCGCCTGAAAAAGTTTGGCACGCATATGGACTACGACTTCCCCAAAAAACAAGGGACTGGGCTGGCGAAATTACTGCCACATGTTTCCCCAGAGGCATTAGACTTGATGAAGAAGCTGCTCACATATGACGAGGAGCAGCGTTGCACTGCAAAGGAGGCACTGCGACACGCGTATTTTAGCAAACTGCGCGAGGCCGACAAGAAAAGTCACCATCTTAAGCACAGTGCCGGCGTCAGCAGACTGTCGACTGTCACGGATGATCTGCACGCCTCGATCGGTCTCAGCAGCAGTCCTCGCAAAGCTGCCAACGGAATGCCCTCGCTGAGCAGCACGCTGACGGCAAGTCGCAAACTGCCGGTGATCGACGGGGTGTCACCGAAGTCATGCACGTTTGCCTCCAGTCAAAGCGTGCAGCACCAAGTGCACGTGGTGGTAGCAACCTCCACCTCGGGTGACGATCTGAATGCGCAAAACCTACCAAAGCTGACGTAG